The Terriglobales bacterium genome includes a region encoding these proteins:
- a CDS encoding thioredoxin family protein yields MRMRKSLFLPLILLATFCQAQTANTPLKIPFRPDPNLYRSDADAQQEIAHTMSEAGKEHKRVILVFGASWCGDCYALDYGFHQPRVEPLLNANFKVVHVDVGRFDKNLDLVKKYHVDLEKGIPSLAVLTPEGKVLDATAEFESARGMSEEDIIQFLNTWKPPAPPQK; encoded by the coding sequence ATGCGAATGCGCAAGTCTCTATTTCTTCCGCTGATCCTGCTTGCAACCTTCTGCCAGGCACAGACAGCAAACACGCCTCTCAAGATACCTTTTCGACCTGACCCCAATCTGTACCGCTCAGACGCCGATGCGCAGCAGGAAATTGCGCACACCATGAGTGAAGCGGGCAAAGAACATAAGCGCGTGATCCTTGTCTTTGGCGCCAGTTGGTGTGGAGACTGCTACGCGCTCGACTACGGTTTTCATCAGCCGCGGGTAGAGCCGCTGTTGAACGCCAACTTCAAGGTGGTACACGTGGATGTTGGCCGCTTCGACAAGAACCTGGATCTGGTGAAGAAATACCACGTTGACCTGGAAAAAGGCATTCCATCTTTGGCCGTCCTGACGCCGGAAGGTAAGGTGCTTGATGCAACCGCAGAATTTGAAAGCGCCCGGGGCATGTCGGAAGAAGACATCATCCAATTCCTGAATACCTGGAAGCCGCCCGCTCCGCCGCAGAAGTAA
- the rph gene encoding ribonuclease PH: MIYRSDNRTPEQMRPVKIITDYITTAEGSALIEVGNTRVICTASVEESVPSFLRNSGKGWITSEYAMIPRSTLTRTPRESAKGRIGGRTHEIQRLIGRSLRAVTDLARLGERSIFIDCDVIQADGGTRTASITGAFVALGLAMQKLVEAGTLTSAPIRDYVAATSVGVVDGEVLLDLAYEEDSRAEVDMNLVMTGGKKIVEIQGTAEQHPFDDAQLKKMMDLARKGIESLIAKQQAVLGSLLLRQ; this comes from the coding sequence ATGATCTATCGATCTGACAATCGCACACCGGAGCAGATGCGTCCGGTGAAGATAATTACGGACTACATCACCACAGCCGAAGGCTCGGCGTTGATTGAGGTGGGCAACACGCGCGTCATCTGTACCGCCTCCGTGGAAGAAAGCGTACCCTCATTTTTGCGCAACAGCGGCAAGGGCTGGATCACCAGCGAGTACGCCATGATTCCGCGCTCCACGCTCACGCGTACCCCGCGCGAATCGGCCAAGGGACGCATCGGCGGCAGGACGCACGAGATCCAGCGCCTCATCGGCCGATCGCTGCGCGCCGTAACCGATCTCGCCCGCCTGGGCGAACGCAGCATCTTCATTGACTGCGACGTCATTCAGGCCGATGGCGGTACACGTACTGCCAGCATCACCGGCGCATTCGTGGCGCTGGGCTTGGCCATGCAAAAGCTGGTAGAGGCGGGCACGCTTACCTCCGCTCCCATCCGCGACTACGTGGCCGCAACCAGCGTGGGCGTTGTGGATGGTGAAGTGCTGCTCGATCTTGCCTATGAAGAAGACTCCCGCGCCGAAGTGGATATGAACCTGGTAATGACCGGCGGCAAAAAGATTGTGGAGATCCAGGGCACAGCCGAACAACATCCCTTCGATGACGCACAGCTCAAAAAGATGATGGACCTTGCGCGCAAAGGAATCGAGTCCCTGATCGCCAAACAGCAGGCCGTGCTGGGGAGCCTGCTCCTAAGACAATGA
- the murI gene encoding glutamate racemase, with product MAKITRSRAAKHPPNIGVFDSGMGGLTVLKELIRLFPHAHYQYFGDTARLPYGSKSAETVAKYAKSSARFLQSRGADLLVVACNTATALALGPIKDALRIPVIGVVEPGASRASEVSQSRKVAVIATEATVSSHAYQRALKKRGIEAREKACPLFVPLVEEGWTEHSVTRQVAEIYLNELFADDSETDVLLLGCTHYPLLSALLRSLTPPRVAIVDSAESTADAVVRHFKKTKAHDPAQSKNSLPKLSFFATDSVEKFQRIGERFLGQRIEEVKLVQLKS from the coding sequence ATGGCTAAAATCACTAGATCTCGTGCTGCTAAACATCCGCCCAACATCGGAGTTTTCGATTCTGGCATGGGTGGACTTACTGTTCTCAAAGAACTGATCCGGCTTTTTCCCCACGCCCACTACCAGTATTTCGGCGACACAGCGCGCTTGCCCTACGGATCAAAGTCCGCAGAAACCGTGGCCAAGTACGCTAAATCCAGCGCGCGCTTCCTGCAAAGCCGGGGAGCTGATTTGCTGGTCGTTGCCTGCAACACCGCTACGGCCCTGGCACTGGGACCGATCAAAGATGCGCTCCGCATCCCCGTCATCGGAGTGGTTGAGCCTGGCGCTTCCCGTGCATCTGAGGTCAGCCAAAGCCGTAAAGTGGCGGTCATTGCGACCGAGGCTACGGTTTCCAGTCATGCCTATCAGCGGGCCCTGAAAAAACGTGGCATCGAGGCGCGGGAGAAGGCCTGCCCACTTTTTGTCCCACTCGTAGAAGAAGGATGGACCGAGCACAGCGTTACCCGGCAAGTTGCCGAGATTTATCTGAATGAATTGTTCGCCGACGATTCGGAGACGGATGTTCTTTTGCTGGGCTGCACACACTATCCTTTGCTGAGTGCTCTGCTTCGTAGCCTCACTCCGCCGCGGGTTGCCATCGTAGACTCAGCCGAATCCACGGCAGATGCCGTAGTACGGCACTTCAAAAAAACCAAAGCCCACGATCCTGCTCAATCAAAAAATTCTTTGCCCAAACTCTCTTTCTTCGCTACTGACTCGGTAGAAAAATTCCAGCGCATAGGCGAACGCTTCCTGGGCCAGCGCATCGAAGAAGTGAAACTCGTGCAGCTCAAGAGCTAA
- a CDS encoding GerMN domain-containing protein, translated as MIPRHVQISFALLLAGIFSVGFYMLSLKHRAETSTWHSTDSTLLAPPVSAAAEPVTLYVAYDDLGVLRKRTTMVALPSETPARARTILRTLLTEYLQETSPHPIGAGSDVNDVYMVNQNLAVVDLNSTFADTHRSGVWEETLTVDSMIATLSANIPEIKQVKILVDGQERETLAGHADLITVYDASVVNQLVQALQ; from the coding sequence ATGATTCCACGCCATGTGCAAATCTCGTTCGCCTTGCTGCTGGCCGGAATCTTCAGCGTTGGCTTCTACATGCTGAGCTTGAAGCACAGAGCCGAGACCAGCACCTGGCACAGCACCGACTCTACGCTGTTGGCCCCACCGGTAAGCGCCGCCGCCGAACCAGTAACACTTTATGTTGCCTATGATGACCTGGGCGTGCTGCGCAAGCGCACTACGATGGTGGCGCTGCCGAGTGAGACTCCGGCAAGAGCACGGACGATTTTGCGAACCTTGCTGACCGAGTACCTGCAGGAAACCTCGCCGCATCCGATTGGCGCGGGATCAGACGTCAACGATGTTTACATGGTGAACCAGAACCTGGCGGTCGTTGATTTGAACAGCACCTTTGCCGACACTCACCGCTCTGGAGTGTGGGAAGAAACTTTGACCGTGGATTCGATGATCGCCACGCTTTCCGCCAATATCCCCGAGATCAAGCAAGTAAAAATCCTGGTAGATGGACAAGAGCGCGAGACCCTGGCCGGCCACGCCGACCTGATCACAGTCTATGACGCAAGCGTCGTGAACCAGTTGGTACAAGCATTGCAATAA